Proteins encoded by one window of Kribbella italica:
- a CDS encoding dihydrofolate reductase family protein, giving the protein MRPHVVGHLAVSLDGVTAGFEVDLARFYAMATLWQEDVTLVGADTILAQESALRSAPQPGPRSKGPLLAVVDSRARVREWDRLRAAGHWSDVLALYADQTPARPPDSRTREMITGYERVDLDETLQLLGKHHDARVVRVDTGGTLLGVLLAQGLIDELSLLVHPVVVGSGPRWPGGFTDRLDLGLANVEAFEGGVVWLRYCMT; this is encoded by the coding sequence ATGCGGCCACATGTAGTGGGTCATCTGGCGGTCTCGCTCGACGGCGTGACGGCCGGGTTCGAGGTGGATCTGGCGCGGTTCTACGCGATGGCGACGCTGTGGCAGGAGGACGTCACGCTCGTCGGCGCGGACACGATCCTCGCCCAGGAGTCCGCCCTGCGCTCGGCTCCGCAACCCGGCCCGCGCTCCAAGGGCCCGCTCCTCGCCGTCGTCGACAGTCGTGCGCGCGTCCGTGAGTGGGACCGCCTGCGCGCCGCCGGCCACTGGTCCGACGTACTGGCCTTGTACGCCGACCAGACGCCGGCCCGCCCGCCGGACAGCCGCACCCGCGAGATGATCACCGGCTATGAGCGGGTCGACCTCGACGAGACGCTTCAGCTGCTCGGCAAGCATCACGACGCGCGCGTGGTGCGCGTCGACACGGGCGGCACGTTGCTCGGCGTACTGCTCGCGCAAGGCCTGATCGACGAGCTCAGCCTGCTCGTGCACCCGGTGGTCGTCGGCTCCGGCCCGCGCTGGCCGGGCGGGTTCACGGACCGGCTCGACCTCGGCCTGGCCAACGTCGAAGCGTTCGAGGGCGGAGTCGTCTGGCTGCGCTACTGCATGACCTGA
- a CDS encoding nuclear transport factor 2 family protein gives MTGFVPTEADVASVLAWFDKYDALAAAKDYEGMADLAVFPLNEVTDDGKGAGSATQTDRSEYLAQMAQVMGGSDDVKLETTRTPHFLSDALVFVVSDGTMTYAGNTTPIRYGDLLLKTDGGWKFQTMVQGGWG, from the coding sequence ATGACGGGTTTTGTACCGACCGAGGCCGACGTCGCGAGCGTGCTCGCGTGGTTCGACAAGTACGACGCGCTGGCCGCGGCGAAGGACTACGAGGGGATGGCCGACCTGGCCGTCTTCCCGCTGAACGAGGTCACCGACGACGGCAAGGGCGCCGGCTCGGCCACCCAGACCGACCGCTCGGAGTACCTGGCGCAGATGGCGCAGGTGATGGGCGGCTCCGACGACGTCAAGCTGGAGACGACCCGGACTCCGCACTTCCTGTCCGACGCGCTGGTCTTCGTGGTCAGCGACGGCACGATGACGTACGCCGGCAACACCACACCGATCCGGTACGGCGACCTCCTGCTGAAGACCGACGGCGGATGGAAGTTCCAGACCATGGTTCAGGGCGGGTGGGGCTGA